The following proteins are co-located in the Primulina tabacum isolate GXHZ01 chromosome 11, ASM2559414v2, whole genome shotgun sequence genome:
- the LOC142519042 gene encoding putative cyclin-D6-1: protein MELEFDLENPFPPSDQNLPSMLFEIETDHMPLQSYIQTLLLDSVDSHMISTLRREAISSILRLPRKDDDPFVPYLAINYMDRFVSSQRIQIGKLWMLKLAAVSCSLLAFKMLRPDCAVPVPLLQEDGDYIFDSFTIKRMELIILEALQWRMRSINPFSFVNYYISLFEFDGRPSIQALKHRATEIILKSQNEIKLLGFKPSVICASSLLCSAQELYPSQFTCFRNAFSTCSYVNEEDVSNCCNVMQEAGIES from the exons ATGGAGTTGGAATTTGATCTCGAAAACCCATTCCCGCCTTCGGATCAAAACCTCCCATCGATGTTATTCGAAATCGAAACCGATCACATGCCTCTCCAATCCTACATCCAAACTTTGCTGCTCGATTCTGTAGATTCACATATGATCTCTACGCTCCGCCGGGAAGCCATTTCTTCGATCCTTCGTCTGCCTCGGAAGGACGACGACCCGTTCGTTCCGTATCTCGCCATTAATTACATGGATCGCTTCGTCTCCTCTCAGCGCATACAGATTGGGAAGCTATGGATGCTGAAGCTCGCTGCTGTTTCTTGTTCTCTACTGGCATTCAAAATGTTGAGGCCGGACTGTGCCGTTCCTGTTCCTCTTCTTCAG GAGGATGGTGATTATATATTCGATTCATTTACGATCAAAAGAATGGAATTAATAATCCTTGAAGCTCTTCAATGGCGAATGCGTTCCATTAATCCATTCTCTTTTGTGAATTATTACATCTCATTATTCGAATTTGACGGACGACCATCGATTCAAGCATTGAAGCATAGAGCCACCGAAATTATTCTTAAATCTCAAAATg aaattaaACTGTTGGGATTCAAGCCATCAGTGATTTGTGCCTCTTCTCTCCTGTGCTCTGCTCAAGAATTGTACCCTTCGCAATTTACCTGTTTCAGAAATGCTTTCTCCACTTGTTCATACGTAAACGAG GAAGATGTATCAAATTGTTGCAATGTGATGCAAGAAGCAGGAATAGAGAGCTGA